The Streptomyces sp. DH-12 genome includes the window GCTGATGGTGGGCAGCCTCCCAGGGTGAAGCTGGGGGAGGTGGAACGGCTCCGGGGTGAGTTGGCGGAGTTCGTTGCCGATGTGTTCGGGTCGCTGCCGCGGCGGGATCAGCGGCGGTGGGGCGAGTGTTATCTGCGGGGCCTGATGCTCGACGGCCGGCGCAAGTCGATCCAGCCGATGGCCGAGCGGCTGCCGGACGGGAACATGCAGGCTCTGCAGCAGTTCGTGAACCAGTCGCCGTGGGATCCGCTGCCGGTCAGGCAGCGGATCGCCGAGCGGCTGTCCGAGGTGATCGGGCCCGAGGTGTGGGTGGTCGACGATGTGTCGTTCCCCAAGTGCGGCACCGCGTCGGTGGGGGTGACCCGGCAGTACTGCGGAGCGGTCGGCAAGCGGGCGAACTGCCAGGTCGCGGTCAGTGTCCATGCCGCCACCGACACCGCGTCGTGTCCGCTGAACTGGGAGTTGTATCTGCCACGCGAGTGGACGGATGCACCGCAGCGGTGCCGCAGGGCAGGAGTGCCCGACGAGGTGGTGCACCAGGAGAAGTGGCGCCTGGCGCTCGGCCTGCTCGACACGCTCGACGAGTGGCAGCTGAAGGCTCCGGTCGTGGTCGCCGATGCCGGCTACGGCGTCAGCACCCCGTTCCGGCTCGGTCTTCAACAGCGCGGGCTGTCCTATGTGCTCGCGCTGACCGGGAAGGAAGTCGCCCACCCGGAGAATGCCGAGCCGTACCAGCCCGCTTACAGCGGGCTCGGCCCGCCGACGCTGCCCCGCTACCGCACTCCACCACGAGCCGTCTCGGTCCTCGCGGCCGAAGCCGGTGTCGGCCGGTTCGCCGAGGTGACCTGGCGTCAGGGCAGCAAAGGCGCGATGATCTCCCGGTTCGCGGTCCTGACGGTGCGGCCCGCGGGTAAGCAGTCCCTGGCCGCGGCCCAGGAGGCGGGCGGCGGCCGCAACCGATGGGACGGCGTCCTGCCCACCCAGACCCTGCTGGTTGAGTGGCCGGACGGCCAGGACGCTCCGACCGGCTACTGGATGTCGAACCTGCCCGCTTCGACCCCGGTCGCCGACCTGGTGCGATGGGCGAAGATGCGCTGGCGGATCGAACACGACTACCGCGAACTCAAGCACGGCCTGGGCCTGGACCACTTCGAGGGCCGCACCTGGCGCGGCTGGCACCACCACGTCACCCTCG containing:
- a CDS encoding IS701 family transposase, yielding MKLGEVERLRGELAEFVADVFGSLPRRDQRRWGECYLRGLMLDGRRKSIQPMAERLPDGNMQALQQFVNQSPWDPLPVRQRIAERLSEVIGPEVWVVDDVSFPKCGTASVGVTRQYCGAVGKRANCQVAVSVHAATDTASCPLNWELYLPREWTDAPQRCRRAGVPDEVVHQEKWRLALGLLDTLDEWQLKAPVVVADAGYGVSTPFRLGLQQRGLSYVLALTGKEVAHPENAEPYQPAYSGLGPPTLPRYRTPPRAVSVLAAEAGVGRFAEVTWRQGSKGAMISRFAVLTVRPAGKQSLAAAQEAGGGRNRWDGVLPTQTLLVEWPDGQDAPTGYWMSNLPASTPVADLVRWAKMRWRIEHDYRELKHGLGLDHFEGRTWRGWHHHVTLVTAAQAFLTLRRLDPKAHTPA